Within Candidatus Francisella endociliophora, the genomic segment TATTTATTAGGGTCATAAATATAATCATCTCTTTCAGTTATATTTTCAATTTTTAATAACTCAGATCGTATTTTATTTAAACTATCTATATTTGAGGCAATCACCCGACAACCAGCTATATCTTGCATCTTATCAAGCCTTAATGTTGATATCTTTCTTAGCTTAGCAGTAATTGATTCCTCTCTTTTTAACCTAGCTCCAAAATATGATGATGGATCAATCTTTATAGAAATGTCTTTGATTGTTTTATATATATGACTTAAAGAAACATCATGCCTAGATCTCCATTCTGACATAATACTAAAAGCTTCATCAAATGACATATCAATATCTTTTCTACCTTTTAAGACCTTACCAGCTTTTTCAACCTGCTTTTTGCTAATTATCAAGTTAGTATCTGCCATTAAATTATTTGTATCAATTATATTCATAATTACTAAATAGTTAAATAAACCACCCTCTTTCTATAATTTTTCACATCTTTCAAAGCCTTTATTTTACAGCAGTTTGAAATTGTGTAAATTATTTATGGACAAATTTGTACTTTTTTAGTTGACAATAGTGAAATTACATGTCAACATGTAGTTAACAGTTGATCGAGTGATGACAACTAAAGAAACTAAAAGATACTTAAAAACCGAGACAAAGATTACTAGGAATTAAAACCTAATACCGATAAAGCTTTTATTGAGGGTTAAAGCATTGGGTTGAAAGGATGAGTGATCCGTAGAGCAGCTACGCGATAGTTCTTAATTTATTAACAACAGGGCAAACGAGAGCTATCACATAGATGTTTTACAGAATATACAGTTGATGCACTTCTTAATGATTTACACACACAAACAACCTTCTGAGGTGTATCAATTGTATGTTTTATATAAGGAGAGATATATGAAAGTAGGTAAATATGACACTAATGATGCAAAGCTTGAGCAGTTAGATAATGGCAAATGGTTAGCCACTGATCTTGACGGCAAACAATGGGTTTGTGATCGCAAGCCTTTCAATAATGGATTGGGTACATGGTTTGTTAAATTGAAAATAAATGAGAACTATGAAGACGTTATGAGAATGGTTAAGGAGTGAGATATGACAACAAAAACATTGATAAACGATGAATGTCACGATGTCACAGAATACTACAAAACTGTTGATCTATCAGATGCCTATGCAGATGAGCTGGATAACCTAGAAGTATCAAGCATTAACAATGAAGAGATGAAAACTTTTCTATTTGAGTGTTTAGATGAAGAAGCTGAACGTGTTTGGGATGTTATTAGATATCAGTATATGCCACATAGTAGTTATAACCATTATCAATTAATAGATTTCGACTCTGGTTATCTTGATGATAGCTACGAAATAGAAATAAAACTTAGTGATGATATAAGTGTTATAGCAGATGTTAATGTTTTCTTTGACATTGATTATGACTTCTATGATCCAAGATATGATGATTGTGATTGTTATCACAAATATACAGCTAAATCTGTAGCTATAAATAAATTTCAAGTTACAAATACACAAATCAAAAACTTGCCTGCTTTAGTGGCTTAGGAGTAGAAAATGAAAAATAATTTTTTTAATAATAACGGAGTTTTGATCGTAGCATCATCTATAAATGATGCATTGGAGCAAGCAATGCCAAGAATAAGACCTAGAAGTCAATGTTTTTATAGAAAAAACATTGCAGAAGAGTTAAGCAAATATGGGGAAACTTTAGTCGATGTTCATGCTGGATGCGGAATTCATTTTAAAATAATTTTAGATGAGGTTAAAGATGCTTAAAAAACTAATTCAAAGATTGAAGACAAAGAAGTTTATAACGATTGAGAGTCACTCAATCATATTAACAACAGATTTGCTTATTAAAGAGCATTACTCAAGAGAAAAGAAAAGCAAAAATATTAAGATTAGACCAGTTTAGGAGGTCGTTATGGATTATTACGATCATGAAGCTATGAGCCGTAGCAAGCTTGTAGATTTGGATAAACTTACACCTTATGAATGGTATTTAAAATATTTAGCTAATGCTCTAGAAAGCAAAAGCACTAAAGCATTATATTTTGGATCAGCTTTTCATTGTGCGATATTAGAGCCACATTTATACAATGATTTATATTGTTATAACCCTTACGACATGAGAACTAAACAAGGTAAGGAATTTGCAGAAAAAAATATTAATAAAACCATATTAAGTAAAGCAGATAATGACTTGCTTAACAATATGCTTTTCAGCTTATCAAACCACCCTGCCCACAAGATAATAAAGTCTTGTGATCTTAAAGAAAAGGAATTTTATTTTGATTTAGAGGGTGTTGAGTTTAAAGCAAAGTTAGATGCTATCAATACTAGTAAAAAAATTATATTTGATGTCAAGACTTGTAGAGAAGCTTTTATTAGTCCTAAGCAATTTGCTAGCGAAATGATTAATTATCACAATGCTGAGCAAGTATTTATATATAGCGAAGCTTATCGCCAGAAATACGGTACTAATCCAAAGTTTTATTTTATTTGTATAGAGAAGAAAGAACCTTATCAAGTGCAGATATGGGATGCTTCTTGTTTATATGAATATGGATATAAAAAGACTTTAGAGTTAATAAATAAATACAAACAACTAAAAGAAAAATACGGTGATGATGCTTGGATAGATAACGAAATTCTAGTAGCTGAATTGCCTTATTATGCTGAGAAATATTTAATGGAAGGAGAAAGTCATGAGTAATTTAGTAGTAGCAAAACAGTGCTTAGCATCTGCTGAAAAAAGTTTTATTGGTATTTCTGGTGATGAAAAAAAGTATAAAAGAGAGTGTAATTTTGCTGTTCAATCATTACAAGCTAATAGCTACATGCTACAACAAGCAAATGCTAATCCTAATAGCTTAAGAAATGCAATTATAAACCTTGCCAGCATGGGCTTAACTCTTAACCCAGCTGAGAAAAAAGCTTACCTTGTTCCTTACGGCGGTAAAAATCCAAGAGTAGATTTGCAAATTAGCTACATGGGATTAATTGATTTAGCTATATCTGATGGTGCTATTATGTGGGCTCAAGCTAAAGTTGTAAGACAAAATGACTTGTTCAATATTACTGGAGTTGATACCCCACCAGAGCATAAATATAACCCTTTTGATAGTGAACAAACAAGAGGTGATGTTATCGGAGTATATTGTGTAGCCAAATTTCCCAATAGCGATTATATAACTGAAATAATGAGTATTACAGATATAAATTCAATCAAATCAAGGTCAAGTGGAGTCAAGTCTGGAAATACCACTCCATGGGACACAGATTTTGATGAAATGGCAAAGAAAACAGTTATTAAAAGAGCTAGCAAATACTGGAAAGGTTCAAGCAAATTATCTAAAGCTATAGATTTTCTTAACAACGAAAATAACGAAGGTATTAATTTCAATAAGCAAGAAGAAAAGCCAAAACAAAATATTAATGACTTAATGAACGATGATGTAGTAGATATAGACAGCGAGGTTGGTGATGAGTAAAAAAATAATTAATGAAATAGCAGAGCAAGTTAAAAACGAAGCAATAAAACTTGATGGATGTGATGCAACAACTGCAGTTTTAGCAGTTGTAAGAGCGATGTGCTTTGCTTCTGTAGTATCAAATTCTCTTGGCAAAAACTTCAAAGAAGACAAAGTTAGTAAACTTTGTGATGAGGTTTTAAATTGTATATATGATGAGGTAGGTGA encodes:
- a CDS encoding PD-(D/E)XK nuclease-like domain-containing protein — its product is MDYYDHEAMSRSKLVDLDKLTPYEWYLKYLANALESKSTKALYFGSAFHCAILEPHLYNDLYCYNPYDMRTKQGKEFAEKNINKTILSKADNDLLNNMLFSLSNHPAHKIIKSCDLKEKEFYFDLEGVEFKAKLDAINTSKKIIFDVKTCREAFISPKQFASEMINYHNAEQVFIYSEAYRQKYGTNPKFYFICIEKKEPYQVQIWDASCLYEYGYKKTLELINKYKQLKEKYGDDAWIDNEILVAELPYYAEKYLMEGESHE
- a CDS encoding recombinase RecT, yielding MSNLVVAKQCLASAEKSFIGISGDEKKYKRECNFAVQSLQANSYMLQQANANPNSLRNAIINLASMGLTLNPAEKKAYLVPYGGKNPRVDLQISYMGLIDLAISDGAIMWAQAKVVRQNDLFNITGVDTPPEHKYNPFDSEQTRGDVIGVYCVAKFPNSDYITEIMSITDINSIKSRSSGVKSGNTTPWDTDFDEMAKKTVIKRASKYWKGSSKLSKAIDFLNNENNEGINFNKQEEKPKQNINDLMNDDVVDIDSEVGDE